A part of Desulfomicrobium baculatum DSM 4028 genomic DNA contains:
- a CDS encoding phosphate ABC transporter substrate-binding/OmpA family protein, producing the protein MADRDGSGSSGKIVGFFLALMAIALMGAAVTFFLRPDLLTLGSVHPVERVSIFPQEAAVAGGQWRLLSQWHGAGDFHAAGNLYRVEFKPIPGWETPPPVVLKKDETGAEVEGVYKPVQYSTQTILTLTGASTLASRLVPELAELYLLNIGANEVRKIPGKSADEMTVEGIFYAAREIRTIEIAGQGTASGFSALKAGASDIAMATHRISAVDAKIFGEGVITAQSEHKLGMDAVTVLVHKDNPVPALTVEQVGGIFSGEISNWEQVGGPAAPIKVFVLQENFATRRFVKDFFLSGKDFVSSARVVDTHDLLPELVSQDPWAVGFGSITMAGQCREMPLKPGADSEAVAPTAASIRTVTYPAVRNMYLYHKATTDNIYARDFVRVALGAVGQDIVKKFGFVKNSEVEGDASVADRDAPLDGPGSSFAQTLGSEPAPVLKAPALTSLPPLVQFDGEAVPENVRREVLQDYLDGVYGAQKLPFVFNFETGNLSLDEQGGRDLARIVAMMKEPKNSGKTIVLVGYSDSVGAYASNLAVSRKRAEAVAEAFRKRGLQDVVVLAAGEEGAIERNDIRAGREKNRRVEIWLK; encoded by the coding sequence ATGGCTGACAGGGACGGATCTGGATCGTCTGGAAAAATTGTGGGTTTTTTCCTGGCCTTGATGGCCATTGCTCTCATGGGGGCGGCTGTTACGTTTTTTCTCAGACCGGACCTGTTGACGCTCGGCTCGGTTCATCCGGTCGAACGCGTGTCCATTTTTCCGCAGGAAGCCGCCGTCGCAGGAGGGCAGTGGAGACTGCTCAGCCAATGGCACGGAGCCGGTGACTTTCACGCGGCGGGTAATCTTTATCGGGTCGAATTCAAGCCGATTCCCGGCTGGGAAACCCCTCCTCCCGTCGTGCTCAAAAAAGACGAAACCGGAGCCGAGGTCGAGGGCGTCTACAAGCCCGTCCAATACTCCACGCAGACCATCCTGACCCTGACGGGCGCGAGCACGCTGGCCAGTCGGCTTGTGCCGGAGCTGGCAGAATTGTATCTGCTGAACATCGGAGCCAATGAAGTTCGTAAAATTCCTGGGAAAAGCGCTGATGAAATGACAGTGGAAGGGATTTTTTACGCTGCCAGGGAGATTCGCACCATTGAGATAGCCGGTCAGGGAACGGCCTCCGGGTTCTCGGCGCTCAAGGCCGGAGCCAGCGACATCGCAATGGCCACCCACAGGATCTCTGCGGTGGACGCCAAGATTTTTGGCGAGGGCGTCATAACGGCGCAGAGTGAGCACAAGCTTGGCATGGACGCGGTGACGGTGCTGGTGCACAAGGACAATCCCGTGCCGGCCCTGACTGTCGAGCAGGTGGGAGGCATTTTTTCCGGCGAGATATCAAACTGGGAGCAGGTTGGAGGTCCGGCCGCTCCGATCAAGGTGTTTGTCTTGCAGGAAAATTTTGCAACCCGCCGTTTTGTGAAGGACTTTTTTTTGAGCGGGAAAGATTTCGTTTCCTCGGCCCGCGTTGTCGACACCCATGACCTGCTGCCCGAACTCGTCTCTCAAGACCCGTGGGCGGTCGGGTTCGGCAGTATCACGATGGCCGGCCAGTGCCGTGAAATGCCGCTCAAGCCGGGCGCGGACTCCGAGGCGGTGGCGCCCACGGCTGCGTCCATTCGCACTGTGACCTACCCGGCCGTGCGGAATATGTACCTCTATCACAAGGCCACGACGGACAATATTTACGCCCGTGACTTCGTTCGCGTCGCCCTGGGTGCCGTAGGTCAGGACATAGTCAAGAAATTCGGCTTCGTGAAAAACAGTGAGGTCGAAGGCGATGCCAGTGTCGCAGATCGGGACGCGCCGCTTGACGGCCCAGGGTCCTCTTTTGCGCAGACGCTTGGATCGGAGCCTGCTCCCGTTTTAAAAGCCCCTGCGCTGACCTCGCTTCCGCCCCTGGTCCAGTTTGACGGCGAGGCGGTGCCCGAGAACGTTCGCAGGGAGGTTCTGCAAGACTACCTCGACGGCGTGTACGGGGCGCAAAAGCTGCCGTTTGTGTTTAACTTCGAGACGGGAAACCTCAGTTTGGATGAACAGGGCGGCAGAGATCTGGCGCGAATCGTGGCCATGATGAAAGAACCGAAAAATTCGGGAAAGACGATCGTTCTGGTCGGCTATTCGGACTCCGTAGGCGCCTATGCGTCCAATCTGGCAGTTTCCCGCAAAAGGGCGGAAGCTGTCGCCGAGGCGTTCAGGAAGAGAGGGCTGCAGGATGTCGTTGTCCTGGCCGCGGGTGAAGAGGGCGCAATAGAGCGCAACGATATCCGCGCTGGAAGAGAAAAAAACCGACGTGTGGAGATATGGCTGAAATGA
- a CDS encoding response regulator: MQNILVIDDDKLMCLALAKILISAGYNVVQASDGEEGLKLYRSQDFDLVITDLIMPDKEGIQIIRELRKENSCIRIIAMSAGGRGGATDYLKWARLMGAKQCLSKPIKREDLLDAVQTVLALP, from the coding sequence ATGCAGAATATACTTGTCATCGATGACGATAAACTCATGTGTCTGGCCCTGGCCAAGATCCTGATTTCCGCCGGCTACAATGTCGTGCAGGCCTCGGATGGCGAGGAAGGGCTTAAATTGTACCGATCTCAGGATTTTGATCTGGTCATCACCGATCTCATCATGCCGGACAAGGAAGGAATTCAGATCATTCGCGAATTGCGCAAGGAAAACAGCTGCATTCGCATTATCGCCATGTCCGCGGGAGGCAGGGGCGGTGCCACGGACTATTTGAAATGGGCACGGCTCATGGGCGCAAAACAGTGTCTGAGCAAACCCATCAAGCGCGAAGACCTGCTTGATGCCGTGCAGACGGTGTTGGCCTTGCCCTGA